From Methylobacterium radiodurans, a single genomic window includes:
- a CDS encoding rhodanese-like domain-containing protein, which yields MRPVLRLPIVAAAAVFLTAAAPADSPVGVREPDGYWQGALHGYTPQTLAGATVVDAGEVAKLIEEHKPVLLDVSEVDRKPAGLPPGGLWFPIHRNIPGSTWLPGSGEGDLDAAAQDALKARVADLTGGDLERPIVTYCHPDCWGSWNLGKRLVALGYRKVHWFPQGIEGWQDGHDTAVSRPDARWAARPKSTVGQ from the coding sequence ATGCGACCCGTGCTCCGCCTTCCCATCGTGGCCGCGGCCGCCGTGTTCCTGACCGCCGCAGCGCCCGCCGACTCGCCCGTCGGCGTGCGGGAGCCCGACGGCTACTGGCAGGGGGCGCTGCACGGCTACACGCCGCAGACCCTCGCAGGGGCCACCGTCGTCGATGCCGGTGAGGTCGCCAAGCTGATCGAGGAGCATAAGCCGGTGCTTCTCGACGTCTCGGAGGTCGACCGGAAGCCCGCCGGCCTGCCTCCGGGCGGCCTGTGGTTCCCCATCCACCGCAACATCCCAGGAAGCACGTGGCTGCCGGGCTCGGGTGAAGGGGACCTCGACGCGGCCGCCCAGGACGCCCTCAAGGCACGGGTTGCCGATCTCACCGGGGGCGACCTCGAAAGGCCCATCGTCACCTACTGCCACCCCGACTGCTGGGGCAGTTGGAACCTCGGCAAGCGCCTCGTCGCCCTGGGCTACCGGAAAGTCCACTGGTTCCCGCAGGGCATAGAGGGCTGGCAGGACGGCCATGACACAGCCGTTTCACGCCCCGACGCTCGATGGGCCGCACGCCCGAAGTCGACCGTCGGCCAATGA
- a CDS encoding quinoprotein dehydrogenase-associated SoxYZ-like carrier — translation MASSRPTTALLAGLTLPILIAAGSAHAAAGDSDNQRAERWGEIKQQIFGDAKIQSGGKAVKIDAPKRADDASLVPITLTVPDKDNVAELSLIIDDNPTPYAAHFVFGPAADPSELKLRVRVNNYTDVHAVAKMKDGTFQEATEYVKASGGCSAPMGMSDEEAMQGMGDMRMKFGETQPGKPVQATLMIRHPNFSGMQMNQVTRDYTPARYIQKITVSYGDKSVFTMDGDISISANPVINFGYLPDGAGPMKVTATDNQGGHWEKSFPVRSASN, via the coding sequence ATGGCATCATCGCGCCCGACGACCGCCCTGCTGGCGGGCCTAACCCTGCCCATCCTGATCGCCGCCGGATCGGCGCATGCCGCGGCGGGCGACTCCGACAACCAACGCGCCGAGCGCTGGGGCGAGATCAAGCAGCAGATCTTCGGCGACGCCAAGATCCAGTCCGGGGGCAAGGCGGTGAAGATCGACGCCCCGAAGCGGGCGGACGACGCCTCCCTCGTGCCGATCACCCTGACCGTGCCCGACAAGGACAACGTCGCGGAGCTGTCGCTCATCATCGACGACAACCCGACGCCGTACGCCGCCCACTTCGTCTTCGGCCCGGCGGCCGACCCCAGCGAGCTCAAGCTCCGCGTGCGCGTCAACAACTACACCGACGTCCACGCCGTCGCGAAGATGAAGGACGGCACGTTCCAGGAGGCCACGGAGTACGTGAAGGCGTCCGGCGGCTGCTCGGCACCGATGGGCATGAGCGACGAGGAGGCGATGCAGGGCATGGGCGACATGCGCATGAAGTTCGGCGAGACGCAGCCGGGCAAGCCCGTCCAGGCGACCCTGATGATCCGCCACCCGAACTTCTCGGGCATGCAGATGAACCAAGTGACGCGCGACTACACCCCGGCCCGCTACATCCAGAAGATCACCGTCAGCTACGGCGACAAGAGCGTCTTCACGATGGACGGGGACATCTCGATCTCGGCGAACCCCGTCATCAACTTCGGCTACCTGCCTGACGGCGCCGGCCCGATGAAGGTCACCGCCACGGACAACCAGGGTGGCCACTGGGAGAAAAGCTTTCCGGTTCGTTCGGCAAGCAACTGA
- a CDS encoding Crp/Fnr family transcriptional regulator — protein MPDNHQVERWIERFPLIKGFSAAHLQIARGTVHFPVLEAGAVAYELDGACANYLMCIDGRTRVFRMSEGGREVLIYKVGAGGTCVLTTQCLLAGGGFPAESIAEERTELAAIPASTFQQLMAESPEFRSFVLDDYSRLMASMFTLIEEVAFAPLEQRLARRLLTEAGPDGVVHKTHQQLAADVGSVREVVSRILAQWAEAGLVILRRGQVEIADRAALASNRLH, from the coding sequence ATGCCGGACAACCATCAGGTCGAGCGCTGGATCGAGCGCTTCCCCCTCATCAAGGGCTTCTCCGCCGCCCATCTGCAGATCGCGCGCGGCACGGTGCACTTCCCCGTCCTCGAAGCCGGGGCCGTCGCATACGAGCTCGATGGCGCCTGCGCGAACTACCTCATGTGCATCGACGGTCGGACCCGCGTGTTCCGCATGTCGGAGGGCGGGCGCGAGGTGCTGATCTACAAGGTCGGCGCGGGCGGGACATGCGTGCTCACCACCCAGTGCCTGTTGGCCGGCGGGGGCTTCCCTGCCGAGAGCATCGCGGAGGAGCGCACCGAACTGGCGGCGATCCCGGCCTCGACGTTCCAGCAGTTGATGGCGGAGAGCCCGGAGTTTCGAAGCTTCGTCCTCGATGACTATTCCAGGCTCATGGCGAGCATGTTCACGCTGATCGAGGAGGTGGCTTTCGCGCCGCTGGAGCAAAGGCTCGCGCGCCGGCTCCTGACGGAGGCCGGCCCCGACGGCGTGGTCCACAAGACCCACCAGCAACTCGCCGCCGACGTGGGCAGCGTCCGCGAGGTCGTCAGCCGCATCCTGGCGCAATGGGCCGAGGCCGGTCTCGTGATCCTGCGGCGCGGTCAGGTCGAGATCGCCGACCGCGCGGCCCTGGCCTCCAACCGCCTGCATTAG
- a CDS encoding DNA-binding protein: MPSESLVFHVADALLARGERPSLRKMRESLPNGGSPREVCKHLRAWRKKRGYDPKLEPTDMSKAMKAAGQALAMDLWKQAKREATQAFSREREAAAAMATDDKHDREHLLGLIETLQAENAALVARAGAAETETSRVLARLQKVEYQLDRFRAEEFWDRVMQEIAEVLVERGPLTPTEILPELRAVTLRGATLHKEPLTPGTLKKKMDVRVSFGRYFEPRDEGRYARRAG; encoded by the coding sequence ATGCCGTCCGAGTCCCTCGTCTTCCACGTCGCCGACGCCCTGCTCGCCAGGGGCGAGCGGCCCAGCCTGCGCAAGATGCGCGAGTCCCTCCCCAACGGCGGCTCGCCCCGCGAGGTCTGCAAGCACCTGCGCGCCTGGCGGAAGAAGCGCGGCTACGACCCCAAGCTCGAACCCACCGACATGTCGAAGGCGATGAAGGCCGCCGGCCAGGCGCTCGCCATGGACCTCTGGAAGCAGGCCAAGCGCGAGGCCACCCAGGCCTTCTCCCGCGAGCGGGAGGCCGCCGCGGCCATGGCGACCGATGACAAGCATGACCGCGAGCACCTGCTCGGGTTGATCGAGACGCTCCAGGCCGAGAATGCCGCGCTCGTCGCCCGGGCGGGAGCCGCCGAGACGGAAACGTCCCGCGTCCTCGCCCGTCTCCAGAAGGTCGAGTACCAGCTCGACCGCTTCCGGGCCGAGGAGTTCTGGGACCGCGTCATGCAGGAGATAGCCGAGGTGCTCGTCGAGCGGGGCCCCCTGACGCCTACCGAGATCCTGCCGGAGCTCAGAGCCGTGACGCTCCGCGGCGCCACCTTGCACAAGGAGCCGCTTACCCCCGGGACCCTCAAGAAGAAGATGGACGTGCGGGTGTCGTTCGGGCGCTACTTCGAGCCTCGCGACGAGGGACGCTACGCCCGCCGGGCCGGATGA
- a CDS encoding toll/interleukin-1 receptor domain-containing protein gives MTVKSGTRAAKAKPTAAKAKPTATRAKPAARAPAPRTAAAPKPGKAKVRIFVSYCHANAVQQAKLQVHLAQLRRDEVEIWFDGEMEAGDKLNTEISRKLRAADVFVALMSPEYIASHWCQLEYRRAMGRRARGSMRVVVVIVRPCAWKDTGASDLKVLPRDGKAVSDWRSMDHAFANVAEGIKGAVKAVRAALQEAVPARPAKSTRAAAAPVPEKRPAPAKGGRKASTKARPAARAVLGKRPARGRAAG, from the coding sequence GTGACCGTGAAATCAGGGACCAGGGCCGCGAAGGCGAAGCCGACCGCCGCGAAGGCGAAGCCGACCGCCACGAGGGCGAAGCCGGCCGCGCGCGCCCCGGCGCCCCGGACGGCCGCTGCACCGAAGCCCGGTAAGGCGAAGGTGCGGATCTTCGTCTCCTACTGCCACGCGAACGCGGTCCAGCAGGCCAAGCTCCAGGTCCACCTCGCCCAGTTGCGGCGGGACGAGGTCGAGATCTGGTTCGATGGCGAGATGGAAGCCGGTGACAAGTTGAACACCGAGATCTCGCGCAAGCTGCGTGCAGCGGACGTGTTCGTGGCGCTGATGAGCCCGGAATACATCGCCAGCCACTGGTGCCAGTTGGAGTACCGGCGGGCCATGGGCCGGAGGGCCAGGGGCTCCATGCGGGTGGTGGTCGTCATCGTCAGGCCCTGCGCCTGGAAGGATACCGGGGCGTCCGACCTCAAGGTGCTTCCCCGCGACGGGAAGGCCGTGAGCGACTGGCGGTCGATGGACCACGCCTTCGCCAACGTGGCCGAGGGCATCAAGGGCGCGGTCAAGGCCGTGCGGGCCGCGCTCCAGGAAGCGGTCCCCGCCCGACCCGCGAAGTCGACGCGAGCCGCCGCAGCGCCCGTGCCGGAGAAACGGCCCGCCCCCGCCAAGGGCGGCCGGAAGGCGTCGACGAAGGCACGGCCCGCCGCTCGGGCGGTCCTCGGCAAGCGTCCGGCGCGGGGCCGCGCGGCCGGGTAG